In Candidatus Eisenbacteria bacterium, one DNA window encodes the following:
- the lysA gene encoding diaminopimelate decarboxylase, with translation MLDLSHYPLDRLASRVGTPFYLHDAGIMRGTVSRFAELVREHGLFGRYAVKANAARPVLELMRAEGLGVDAGSGNEVLRARRAGFPGGSDPAVIMLTTDVFRDNALDVVSRERVLPNVGSPRMIRELRDAGYRGPVGVRINPGFGHGVVEACDTGGPSSKHGIWLDALDGVRRAAADAGLPVAVLHAHVGTGPTLPEFDTNVRKLVDLFVELLPDFPEVGTVNLGGGIPHPYRPQERAYDLASYRPIWDEAVARLSQRAARPIRVEVEPGRYLVAGAGILVTRVKEVKETRTNEKGRGHTFVMVDAGFCDLLRPALYGSYHEIEVVSAGAGGGAASGGAQRPSVSCVVAGPLCESGDVFTRSETELLDPRMMPRPEAGDLLVVQDAGAYGAVMSSNYLSMGRAAEVWWEDGHGRIISRRETLEDLVARECDVAL, from the coding sequence GTGCTCGATCTCTCCCACTATCCGCTCGATCGACTGGCCTCCCGCGTCGGGACGCCGTTCTATCTCCATGACGCGGGCATCATGCGCGGAACCGTGTCCCGGTTCGCGGAGCTGGTGCGGGAGCACGGGCTCTTCGGACGGTACGCGGTGAAGGCGAACGCCGCGCGCCCGGTGCTGGAGCTGATGCGGGCGGAAGGGCTCGGCGTCGACGCGGGGAGCGGCAACGAAGTGCTCCGCGCAAGGCGGGCGGGGTTCCCCGGCGGCTCGGATCCTGCCGTGATCATGCTCACGACGGACGTGTTCCGCGACAACGCGCTCGACGTGGTGTCGCGCGAGCGCGTGCTCCCGAATGTGGGATCTCCGAGAATGATCCGCGAGCTGAGGGACGCCGGCTATCGGGGCCCTGTTGGCGTGAGGATCAATCCCGGGTTCGGCCATGGTGTCGTGGAGGCCTGCGACACGGGCGGCCCCTCGTCGAAGCACGGGATCTGGCTCGACGCGCTCGACGGCGTCCGGCGCGCGGCGGCCGATGCGGGATTGCCGGTGGCCGTCCTGCACGCCCACGTGGGGACCGGCCCGACCCTCCCCGAGTTCGACACGAACGTGCGAAAGCTCGTGGATCTGTTCGTGGAGCTCCTGCCGGACTTCCCGGAGGTGGGCACGGTGAATCTCGGCGGCGGCATTCCCCACCCGTACCGCCCCCAGGAGAGAGCCTACGATCTGGCGTCGTACCGGCCGATCTGGGACGAGGCGGTCGCGCGACTGTCGCAGCGCGCGGCGCGTCCGATTCGGGTGGAGGTGGAGCCCGGACGGTACCTGGTCGCCGGCGCGGGAATCCTCGTCACCCGCGTCAAGGAGGTGAAGGAGACGCGCACGAACGAGAAGGGCCGCGGGCACACGTTCGTGATGGTGGATGCGGGCTTTTGCGACCTGCTGCGGCCCGCGCTGTATGGCTCGTATCACGAGATCGAGGTCGTGAGCGCGGGCGCTGGAGGTGGAGCGGCGAGCGGTGGCGCGCAGCGGCCGTCCGTCTCGTGCGTGGTCGCGGGCCCGCTCTGTGAGAGCGGCGACGTGTTCACGCGAAGCGAGACCGAGTTGCTGGATCCGCGGATGATGCCGCGACCGGAGGCGGGCGATCTCCTGGTGGTGCAGGATGCCGGAGCGTACGGGGCCGTGATGAGCTCGAACTACCTGTCGATGGGACGCGCCGCCGAGGTGTGGTGGGAGGACGGACACGGGAGGATCATCTCGCGGCGGGAGACGTTGGAGGATCTGGTGGCGCGTGAGTGCGACGTGGCGTTGTAG